A genomic window from Mesorhizobium sp. 131-2-1 includes:
- a CDS encoding ATP-dependent DNA ligase gives MPTLVDKPPEGDGWLHEVKFDGYRSQIVRDAEGTRIFTRRGLDWTSKYRDLAKAAAELEVESAIIDGEIIVLNDAGLSDFKALRKAITSRQHDLYFVAFDLLHLDGHDLRDMPLEDRREILAEMIPEGGRIQFSQALPGDAKAIFHLVDQAGLEGMVSKRKDSKYRSGSSTAWLKTKTFTIDEYELLGVEREAGKPAFALMAERRTGRYVGSAFITLNREMRERLWERVQGHAGPPPKGMKRPATQWVKPGLIGRVKHLRGEDDLRHASLQDFREES, from the coding sequence ATGCCTACCCTCGTGGACAAGCCTCCCGAGGGCGATGGCTGGCTGCATGAGGTTAAATTTGATGGCTACCGCTCTCAGATCGTCAGGGATGCCGAAGGCACGCGCATCTTCACAAGGCGCGGTCTCGACTGGACATCGAAATACCGTGACCTCGCCAAAGCAGCAGCCGAGCTGGAGGTCGAGAGCGCCATCATTGACGGCGAGATCATCGTTCTGAACGATGCCGGCCTGTCCGACTTCAAAGCGCTGCGCAAGGCCATCACCAGTCGGCAGCATGATCTGTATTTCGTCGCCTTCGATCTCCTCCACTTAGATGGCCACGACCTACGCGACATGCCCCTAGAAGACCGTCGCGAGATCCTGGCCGAGATGATCCCGGAAGGTGGCCGCATTCAATTCAGCCAGGCCTTACCGGGCGATGCCAAAGCCATCTTCCACCTGGTCGACCAAGCCGGGCTCGAAGGGATGGTGTCGAAACGCAAGGACAGCAAATATCGCTCTGGCAGCTCGACGGCCTGGCTGAAGACGAAGACGTTCACGATCGACGAATACGAGCTGCTTGGTGTCGAACGGGAGGCCGGCAAGCCAGCTTTCGCTCTGATGGCAGAGCGGCGCACAGGCCGCTATGTCGGCAGCGCCTTCATCACCTTGAACCGGGAGATGCGAGAACGCCTCTGGGAACGCGTCCAGGGGCACGCTGGGCCTCCGCCCAAGGGCATGAAACGGCCGGCCACGCAGTGGGTAAAGCCGGGGCTGATCGGCCGTGTGAAGCACCTGCGGGGCGAAGACGATTTGCGTCACGCGTCGCTTCAGGATTTCCGCGAAGAGAGCTAG
- a CDS encoding sensor histidine kinase, with the protein MLAPEILILAPTGRDAKIAAAILRAAGISAVVCSKLSEALPLLENAHGLVVAEEALLTADRTAFAAWLEDQPAWSDFPVILLTMRGTEFDGRLAFLDRYLVVLERPFLASSLTNCVRSALRARARQLEVKAFVEQTQEVAKRQTLLIRELHHRVKNTLANVRAMMTATARSSDNVEDFVRDFSARIVSLAETHSMLTDDYWQTALLHNLLEAQLRHYDTKDTMRIVLEGPDVPLVADVAIPIGMAFHELASNSSKYGALSNPRGRLEVRWSIISDGGADTVHLDWSEHDGPTVQLPNRRGFGMTLLDKVVAVQCNAKLKMDYPPDGFRFVMDLPLRGTRLVPPYV; encoded by the coding sequence ATGCTGGCTCCCGAAATTCTGATACTGGCCCCAACCGGGCGCGACGCGAAAATTGCGGCCGCAATTCTTCGTGCTGCAGGGATTTCGGCCGTTGTTTGCTCCAAATTGTCCGAGGCATTGCCGCTCCTGGAAAACGCGCATGGTCTCGTTGTTGCGGAAGAGGCCTTGCTCACTGCCGACAGGACTGCATTTGCGGCCTGGCTTGAGGACCAGCCGGCATGGTCGGATTTCCCCGTCATACTCCTCACCATGCGCGGCACCGAATTCGATGGCCGCCTTGCATTCCTCGATCGCTATCTGGTTGTTTTAGAACGACCTTTCCTCGCTTCGAGCCTAACCAACTGCGTGCGTTCGGCGCTGCGCGCCCGCGCGAGGCAACTGGAGGTCAAGGCCTTTGTGGAGCAGACGCAGGAAGTGGCGAAACGCCAAACACTTCTGATCCGTGAACTCCACCATCGGGTCAAGAACACGCTGGCGAATGTTCGGGCGATGATGACCGCGACAGCAAGGTCAAGCGACAACGTCGAGGATTTTGTAAGAGATTTTTCGGCCAGGATCGTTTCCTTGGCCGAAACCCACAGCATGCTGACCGACGACTATTGGCAGACCGCGCTTCTTCACAACTTACTTGAGGCCCAACTTCGCCATTATGATACCAAAGATACGATGCGAATCGTCCTGGAGGGACCTGACGTACCCCTAGTTGCAGATGTTGCCATCCCAATTGGCATGGCATTTCATGAACTTGCCTCGAACTCTTCGAAGTACGGCGCGCTATCCAACCCGCGGGGGCGGCTTGAAGTCCGGTGGTCAATCATTTCGGACGGGGGTGCTGACACCGTGCATCTTGATTGGTCCGAGCATGATGGTCCAACGGTGCAACTGCCGAACCGCCGGGGCTTTGGAATGACCCTGTTGGATAAGGTTGTCGCCGTTCAATGCAACGCCAAGCTCAAAATGGACTATCCCCCGGATGGCTTTCGTTTTGTCATGGACTTACCGCTACGCGGGACAAGACTGGTGCCGCCATATGTATGA
- a CDS encoding DUF768 domain-containing protein, protein MDFFQCDGPGGTSRRPPAYGEMSTRGVNFLHKWISNSVTETVGSDIISVAELTQNLFADAKALGIGSTEIEKETGSVYEVILNAIVHHEAGVAD, encoded by the coding sequence GTGGATTTCTTCCAATGTGATGGTCCAGGCGGGACCTCACGCCGCCCTCCGGCTTATGGCGAGATGAGCACACGCGGCGTCAATTTCCTGCATAAGTGGATTTCGAACAGCGTCACCGAGACCGTCGGCTCTGACATCATCTCTGTCGCTGAATTGACCCAAAACCTATTTGCCGACGCCAAGGCGCTCGGCATCGGCAGCACCGAGATCGAGAAAGAGACTGGCAGCGTTTATGAGGTGATCCTTAACGCAATCGTCCACCATGAGGCCGGCGTGGCGGATTGA
- a CDS encoding GYD domain-containing protein produces the protein MPTFIVTGCYSATAAMGMIDNPSNREKAARAIFEAAGGKLHTFYVTTGETDWLAITEFDDGVDLLPALLVVGASGAVSNVKTVRAYTSAEFKAAQEKAGKIASSYRSPAR, from the coding sequence ATGCCAACGTTCATAGTCACAGGTTGCTATTCAGCCACGGCAGCGATGGGAATGATTGACAATCCATCGAACCGAGAAAAGGCAGCCCGTGCCATCTTTGAAGCAGCAGGCGGGAAACTGCATACTTTCTACGTGACGACGGGCGAAACTGACTGGCTGGCAATTACGGAATTCGACGACGGTGTTGACCTGCTCCCCGCACTTCTCGTCGTCGGCGCATCGGGAGCGGTATCGAATGTCAAGACCGTGCGAGCATACACGAGCGCGGAATTCAAGGCGGCCCAAGAGAAGGCGGGCAAAATCGCTTCCTCCTACAGATCCCCAGCAAGATAG
- a CDS encoding phosphatase PAP2 family protein: MVGLSRVYLGVHYPTDVLAGWCVGSAWAILCWSAVQRIEQSRGR, encoded by the coding sequence ATGGTCGGATTGAGCCGCGTCTATCTCGGCGTCCACTACCCCACCGACGTTCTTGCGGGTTGGTGTGTCGGTTCCGCTTGGGCCATTCTGTGCTGGTCTGCGGTCCAGCGGATTGAACAGAGCCGAGGGAGGTAA
- a CDS encoding phosphatase PAP2 family protein: protein MDAILTHWINAAAGLDPALDKAMIGISQIGVPLMVLAVVLQWWVKVDRYHVRHAALSAGLAFLIGLAINQFILLFVHRIRPYDVGVTHLLIAPSADWSFPSDHATASFAIVAAFAMQALPRRTQAFTVMALLICWSRLHIGIHYVGDVIGGAFTGVLGAIAVRLAYRENSRLDSLVTRIL from the coding sequence ATGGATGCAATTCTCACCCACTGGATCAACGCCGCTGCCGGGCTTGACCCGGCGCTTGATAAGGCAATGATTGGCATCTCTCAAATCGGCGTTCCGCTCATGGTGCTGGCCGTGGTTCTGCAATGGTGGGTGAAGGTCGACCGCTATCACGTTCGACACGCGGCCTTGTCCGCCGGTCTGGCGTTCTTGATCGGCCTGGCGATCAACCAATTCATTCTTCTGTTCGTGCATCGGATACGACCCTACGATGTCGGCGTGACGCATCTGTTGATAGCCCCCAGCGCCGACTGGTCGTTCCCGTCCGACCACGCGACTGCCAGCTTTGCGATTGTCGCGGCCTTCGCCATGCAGGCGCTGCCGCGCCGCACACAGGCATTCACCGTCATGGCGCTGCTGATCTGCTGGTCGCGGTTGCATATCGGCATCCACTATGTTGGCGACGTGATCGGCGGCGCCTTCACCGGCGTCTTGGGCGCCATTGCCGTGCGACTGGCTTACCGTGAGAATTCCCGCTTGGACTCGCTGGTGACGAGAATATTGTAG
- a CDS encoding ATPase domain-containing protein, with product MDNNDATPISSGVQGLDYVLRGGYARYRSHLIEGRPGSGKTTLGLQFLVAGARKGERCLYITLSESKRELLSVAARHGLSLDGIDLLELVPPELSMDSSQLQTLVHSSDLELSETVQSALAEIERLKPDRVVFDSLSEIRLLSQGSLRYRRQVLALKSYFLLSNATVLLLDDLTAEHDDLNLHSISHAVIRMEQLSPTYGGERRRLRVIKMRGVEIRGGFHDFVIRPGGVIVFPRLVAGDHDTGEVSSPARSDSSVDTLLGGGLARGTSTLLIGPSGVGKSTVASTFCHAGLMRGESVLVLLFDETKRIFLARAAGIGLDLQPFVDKRLLLLEKVNPAELSPGELSSRIQSAVEQGDARIVVVDSLTGYLNALSEEQHLVLQMHEILTYLNQKGIVTILLLANHGLIGQMAVPVDMTYLCDSVMLLRFFESDGRLRRAISVVKKRVGPHEDTIREFRIGASGLVVGEPLGQFRGILTGVPSYLGKEADLLANDTP from the coding sequence TTGGACAACAATGACGCAACACCAATCTCGTCTGGCGTACAGGGTCTCGACTACGTGCTTCGGGGCGGCTACGCGCGATATAGGTCTCACTTGATCGAAGGCAGACCGGGCTCTGGCAAAACGACGCTGGGGCTTCAGTTCCTTGTAGCAGGTGCCAGAAAGGGCGAAAGGTGCCTCTATATTACGCTGTCGGAAAGCAAGCGGGAACTCCTTTCGGTCGCCGCTCGGCACGGGCTGTCACTCGACGGAATAGACCTTCTGGAACTGGTCCCTCCGGAGCTGAGCATGGATTCGTCCCAACTCCAAACGCTAGTTCATTCATCGGACCTCGAGCTGAGTGAGACGGTGCAGTCAGCTCTGGCCGAAATTGAACGGCTAAAGCCTGACCGGGTGGTTTTCGACTCTCTTTCCGAAATCCGATTACTCTCCCAAGGGTCGCTGCGCTACCGGCGCCAAGTTCTGGCTCTAAAGAGCTACTTTCTGCTCAGTAACGCAACCGTCCTCTTGCTCGATGATCTGACCGCCGAGCACGACGATCTAAACCTGCATTCAATTAGCCACGCCGTCATCAGAATGGAGCAATTATCTCCCACCTATGGCGGCGAGCGCCGCCGTCTGCGTGTCATCAAGATGCGAGGCGTCGAAATCCGTGGGGGCTTCCATGACTTTGTAATTCGTCCAGGAGGGGTAATTGTTTTCCCGCGGTTAGTGGCCGGTGATCATGATACAGGTGAAGTAAGCTCGCCCGCTCGAAGTGACAGTTCGGTTGACACCCTCTTAGGCGGCGGCTTGGCGCGGGGGACCAGCACGTTGCTCATTGGGCCATCGGGGGTCGGCAAGTCGACAGTGGCGTCAACCTTTTGTCATGCAGGCTTGATGCGTGGCGAAAGTGTGCTGGTGCTGTTGTTTGACGAGACAAAGCGGATATTCCTTGCCCGTGCCGCTGGTATTGGGCTGGATCTTCAGCCTTTCGTGGATAAGCGCCTTCTTTTGCTCGAAAAAGTGAATCCTGCCGAACTTTCTCCCGGCGAACTATCGTCAAGAATCCAGTCGGCTGTCGAGCAGGGCGATGCACGCATAGTGGTGGTGGACAGCCTAACTGGCTACCTCAACGCCCTGTCAGAGGAACAACATCTGGTGCTGCAGATGCACGAGATTCTGACATATCTCAACCAAAAGGGCATTGTCACCATACTGCTCTTGGCCAATCACGGGCTTATCGGTCAGATGGCCGTACCAGTCGACATGACGTATCTGTGCGACTCAGTCATGTTGCTGCGGTTCTTTGAAAGTGACGGCCGCTTGCGGCGGGCGATTTCGGTGGTCAAGAAGCGCGTCGGTCCACACGAGGACACAATCCGCGAATTCAGGATAGGCGCCTCGGGACTGGTCGTGGGCGAGCCGCTTGGACAATTCCGGGGCATTTTGACGGGAGTGCCGTCATACCTGGGTAAAGAAGCCGATCTCCTTGCCAACGATACGCCTTGA
- a CDS encoding DUF2127 domain-containing protein: protein MRAVDERRIHQIFEVSVWLKGAHALIECIGGVLLYLVTTDTIASWVNAFTQEELIEDPNDFIAGHLSQAASHFSIASKEFYAFYLLSHGIIKLLLVVGLLRGKLWSYPASLVALGAFMVYQVYRYSYTHSPGLLVLTVFDAVVMVLIWHEWGVMRRHKPA from the coding sequence GTGAGAGCAGTCGACGAACGCCGCATCCACCAGATTTTTGAAGTCAGCGTCTGGCTCAAGGGTGCTCACGCCCTGATCGAGTGTATCGGTGGAGTCCTGCTTTATCTCGTAACCACAGACACGATTGCCTCGTGGGTCAATGCCTTCACCCAGGAGGAATTGATCGAAGATCCGAACGATTTCATAGCCGGCCATCTGTCGCAGGCGGCAAGCCATTTCTCGATCGCCAGCAAGGAGTTCTACGCATTCTACCTGCTCAGCCACGGCATCATTAAGCTGCTGTTGGTTGTTGGCCTTCTGCGGGGCAAGCTGTGGTCCTATCCGGCGTCGCTCGTCGCATTGGGAGCGTTCATGGTCTACCAGGTCTATCGCTATTCCTACACCCACTCTCCCGGGCTACTCGTGCTAACGGTGTTTGATGCGGTCGTCATGGTTCTGATCTGGCACGAATGGGGTGTAATGCGGCGGCACAAGCCCGCATAG
- a CDS encoding pilus assembly protein TadG-related protein — translation MGGATTANVAVIFAFTLPFVVGAAGLGVETSLWYYSSLKLQAVADAAAYAGALEKVAGSDKPTIVAAATQSATSNNFVAPGTIQVNTPPLSGPNTAKKAVEVIVQQNLDRYFTAIFNSAPVSEKARAVALINDASKACVLALNKSAAQAALFSGNTTVNLTGCSVMSDSVAADAIRTQGSATLKADCLITVGGMVLNNPVTTTCKSNLTKALPASDPFSSLPTPTGGNPCKSVNGNKTTQTLQPGTYCSGMDLKGNVTLQPGVYVVQGGMKVNANAVVAGSGVTIFMAGSNTVSMNGTATVTLSAPTSGAYSGVLFYGDRTGNAAQSTFNGTATSLLTGAIYFPKQQVNYLGNFSGNGGCTQVVADTIQWSGSTTIKQNCTSLGMKDIPATQSVQLVE, via the coding sequence ATGGGCGGTGCCACGACCGCGAACGTTGCCGTTATCTTTGCATTCACCTTGCCTTTCGTTGTTGGTGCCGCCGGCCTCGGTGTCGAGACTTCGCTTTGGTACTATAGTAGCCTGAAGCTGCAGGCGGTGGCCGATGCCGCTGCCTATGCCGGCGCGCTGGAAAAGGTCGCCGGGTCCGACAAGCCGACCATCGTCGCCGCCGCCACCCAGTCGGCAACCTCGAACAACTTTGTTGCGCCGGGCACCATCCAGGTCAATACGCCGCCATTGTCCGGCCCGAACACCGCGAAAAAAGCGGTCGAGGTCATCGTCCAGCAGAATCTGGACCGCTACTTCACGGCAATCTTTAACTCTGCGCCCGTTTCCGAGAAGGCAAGGGCGGTGGCGCTCATCAACGACGCCTCGAAGGCTTGCGTCCTGGCGCTCAACAAGTCCGCCGCCCAGGCTGCGCTCTTTTCCGGCAACACCACCGTCAACCTCACCGGCTGCTCGGTCATGTCGGACTCGGTGGCCGCGGACGCCATCAGGACGCAGGGGTCGGCGACGCTCAAGGCCGACTGCCTGATCACGGTCGGCGGCATGGTGCTGAACAATCCGGTGACCACGACCTGCAAGTCCAACCTCACCAAGGCCCTGCCCGCATCCGATCCTTTCTCCAGCCTGCCGACGCCCACGGGCGGCAACCCATGCAAGAGCGTCAACGGCAACAAAACCACGCAAACGCTCCAGCCTGGAACCTATTGCAGCGGCATGGATCTCAAGGGCAATGTCACCCTGCAGCCCGGCGTCTATGTCGTGCAGGGCGGTATGAAGGTCAACGCCAACGCAGTCGTCGCCGGCAGCGGGGTAACCATCTTCATGGCGGGCAGCAACACCGTCAGCATGAACGGCACCGCAACGGTGACGCTGAGCGCGCCGACCTCCGGCGCCTATTCCGGCGTGCTGTTTTATGGCGACAGGACGGGGAACGCTGCGCAGAGCACATTCAACGGCACGGCGACGTCGCTTTTGACCGGCGCCATCTATTTCCCCAAGCAGCAGGTCAATTACCTCGGCAACTTCTCAGGGAACGGCGGCTGCACCCAGGTCGTCGCCGATACCATCCAGTGGTCCGGCAGCACGACCATCAAACAGAACTGCACCAGCCTTGGGATGAAGGACATTCCGGCGACGCAGTCCGTTCAGCTGGTCGAGTAG
- a CDS encoding class I SAM-dependent methyltransferase, whose translation MSDQELFEKGLATYQKVVAANYMAHREVYEKLRQVLLGEVLGGFVFADLACGTATGSAAALAGSNVTRYIGIDISQPSLDAAKEALTPLTCPVELRCGDFVAAIDYWKGPLDVVWIGQSLHHLLAPDKRIFMRKIRDLLPRDGLLLIWEPTRLEGEDREGWLERFHQMRTEWATISDEEFAAFESHCRASDYAETAATWIGMGREAGFRTADELMIVPNRLARVYRFRH comes from the coding sequence ATGTCCGACCAGGAGTTATTCGAGAAGGGTCTTGCAACATACCAAAAGGTGGTCGCGGCGAACTATATGGCCCATAGGGAGGTCTACGAAAAGTTGCGGCAAGTTCTGCTTGGGGAGGTTTTGGGTGGCTTCGTCTTTGCCGATCTAGCCTGCGGCACCGCTACCGGTTCAGCAGCGGCACTGGCCGGCAGTAACGTCACACGCTACATCGGGATCGACATATCCCAACCGTCGCTCGACGCAGCCAAGGAAGCGCTTACCCCACTCACCTGTCCGGTCGAACTGCGTTGCGGAGATTTCGTTGCGGCCATCGATTATTGGAAGGGACCGCTCGACGTTGTATGGATTGGTCAGTCCCTGCATCATCTTCTTGCGCCGGATAAGAGGATCTTCATGCGCAAAATCCGAGACCTATTGCCGCGAGATGGTCTTTTGCTGATTTGGGAGCCAACGCGCCTCGAGGGCGAAGATCGCGAGGGATGGCTGGAGCGATTTCATCAGATGAGGACCGAGTGGGCGACGATCTCTGACGAGGAGTTCGCGGCCTTTGAGAGCCACTGCCGCGCATCCGACTATGCCGAGACGGCCGCGACTTGGATTGGCATGGGCCGCGAGGCCGGTTTCAGAACTGCGGACGAATTGATGATAGTGCCGAACAGATTGGCACGCGTCTACCGGTTCCGTCACTAA
- a CDS encoding phosphatase PAP2 family protein: MEIKSPSSSGRFLQGLRNDAIWLIVSLLVAGGLVLSFGLLAEEVIEGDTSSFDRAVLMAFRSAGDPTSPIGPPWLVEMGRDVTSLGSFAFLGFVTVASVGYLLIAGKRRYAVLVAAAVTGGEAISTLLKIAFDRPRPDLAHTARVFTASFPSGHAMLSAVTFLTLGALLAKANPIPASKRTSCRLQCF, encoded by the coding sequence ATGGAGATCAAGTCACCCTCTTCGTCCGGCAGGTTTCTTCAGGGCCTTCGCAACGACGCTATTTGGTTGATCGTCTCCCTGCTTGTGGCTGGCGGTCTGGTCCTCAGCTTCGGCCTTCTGGCAGAAGAAGTTATTGAGGGCGACACAAGCAGTTTCGATCGGGCCGTTCTTATGGCGTTCCGCAGTGCCGGTGACCCCACCAGCCCGATCGGCCCACCTTGGCTAGTGGAAATGGGTCGCGACGTTACGTCTCTCGGGAGCTTCGCCTTCCTGGGCTTCGTGACGGTCGCCTCAGTGGGTTACCTGCTGATCGCAGGAAAGCGGAGATACGCAGTGCTTGTTGCGGCCGCTGTGACTGGTGGAGAGGCGATAAGCACACTCCTCAAAATCGCGTTCGACCGCCCGAGGCCCGATCTTGCGCACACTGCGAGGGTCTTTACTGCAAGCTTCCCGAGCGGACATGCCATGCTTTCCGCCGTCACCTTCCTGACCCTTGGAGCGTTACTGGCCAAGGCGAACCCGATCCCCGCGTCAAAGCGTACTTCGTGTCGATTGCAGTGTTTCTGA